From the genome of Streptomyces sp. NBC_01116, one region includes:
- a CDS encoding ABC transporter substrate-binding protein — MTGRRRPTFPRPFPGVISAAAAGAVLLSGCGALPGASGGSREPVTVMTWAPDRSEDINAVKMAGVPAMAQTYARWVNDTGGIDGRELKVVVCDESDTPIGAERCAREAVGKKVAAVVGSYSRHGQSFMPALEAGGVPYIGGYGASTEEFSSYLSYPVNGGQPALLAGHGRQLGRSCERVSLVRPDSIGGDGMPPLLNNGLMAADRPASTDILAPVDATSYDEQAAQALERSGGGCVTAVLGTRTETFFDSFRRLEPDGEQVRISSVLGSVSQPLIDRTGGPNSPFEGAYVTGWYPDARNARWKEMREVIGKYAFGDNRIDPDDTAVQTTWIAYTALRAAVRAIDDEEVTSGRVVAALNRGVEVDTGGLTPTLRWRFKDLVGTLSYPRIVNTKVTFQVVRDGRLTAQKKGFVDVSEALTDAPRG, encoded by the coding sequence ATGACCGGACGGCGACGCCCCACCTTTCCCCGCCCCTTCCCGGGCGTCATCAGCGCGGCGGCGGCGGGGGCGGTGCTGCTGTCCGGCTGTGGCGCGCTCCCTGGGGCTTCGGGGGGGTCCAGGGAGCCCGTCACCGTGATGACCTGGGCGCCCGACAGGTCGGAGGACATCAACGCGGTGAAGATGGCCGGGGTGCCCGCGATGGCGCAGACGTACGCCCGCTGGGTCAACGACACCGGCGGCATCGACGGGCGCGAGCTGAAGGTGGTCGTCTGCGACGAGTCCGACACCCCGATCGGCGCCGAGCGGTGCGCGCGGGAGGCCGTCGGGAAGAAGGTGGCCGCCGTCGTCGGCTCGTACAGCCGCCACGGCCAGAGCTTCATGCCGGCGCTGGAGGCGGGCGGCGTCCCGTACATCGGCGGCTACGGCGCCTCCACCGAGGAGTTCAGCAGCTATCTCTCGTACCCCGTCAACGGCGGCCAGCCGGCGCTGCTGGCCGGTCACGGACGGCAGTTGGGCCGCAGCTGCGAGCGGGTCTCGCTGGTGCGGCCCGACTCGATCGGCGGCGACGGCATGCCGCCGCTCCTGAACAACGGGCTGATGGCCGCCGACCGGCCCGCCTCCACCGACATCCTGGCCCCGGTGGACGCCACGTCCTACGACGAGCAGGCCGCGCAGGCGCTGGAGCGGTCGGGCGGCGGCTGTGTGACGGCGGTGCTCGGCACCCGCACGGAGACGTTCTTCGACTCCTTCCGCCGCCTGGAGCCGGACGGCGAGCAGGTCAGGATCTCCTCCGTGCTGGGCAGCGTCAGCCAGCCGCTCATCGACCGCACGGGCGGTCCGAACAGCCCCTTCGAGGGCGCCTACGTCACGGGCTGGTACCCGGACGCGAGGAACGCGCGCTGGAAGGAGATGCGCGAGGTGATCGGGAAGTACGCCTTCGGTGACAACCGCATCGACCCGGACGACACCGCCGTGCAGACGACGTGGATCGCGTACACGGCGCTGCGGGCGGCGGTCCGGGCGATCGACGACGAGGAGGTCACGTCGGGCCGGGTCGTGGCCGCCCTCAACCGGGGCGTCGAGGTCGACACCGGCGGTCTGACCCCGACGCTCCGCTGGCGCTTCAAGGACCTGGTGGGCACGTTGAGCTATCCGCGCATCGTCAACACGAAGGTGACGTTCCAGGTGGTCCGCGATGGCCGGCTCACCGCCCAGAAGAAGGGCTTCGTGGACGTCTCGGAGGCCCTGACGGACGCCCCGCGCGGCTAG
- the purU gene encoding formyltetrahydrofolate deformylase produces MTAPQPALSAASDAAATEQYVLTLSCPDKQGIVHAVSSYLFMTGCNIEDSQQFGDHDTGLFFMRVHFSADATVTVDKLRASFAAIGEAFRMEWQIHRSAERMRIVLMVSKFGHCLNDLLFRSRTGALPVEIAAVVSNHTDFAELVASYGIPFRHLPVTKDTKAEAEARLLELVREEDVELVVLARYMQVLSDDLCKQLSGRIINIHHSFLPSFKGAKPYHQAHARGVKLIGATAHYVTADLDEGPIIEQEVERVGHGVTPDQLVAIGRDVECQALARAVKWHAERRILLNGRRTVIFA; encoded by the coding sequence ATGACCGCGCCGCAGCCCGCCCTCTCCGCCGCCTCGGACGCCGCCGCGACCGAGCAGTACGTCCTCACGCTCTCCTGCCCCGACAAACAGGGCATCGTGCACGCCGTGTCGAGCTATCTCTTCATGACCGGCTGCAACATCGAGGACAGTCAGCAGTTCGGGGACCACGACACGGGCCTGTTCTTCATGCGCGTCCACTTCTCGGCGGACGCCACCGTGACGGTGGACAAGCTGCGCGCCAGCTTCGCCGCGATCGGGGAGGCCTTCCGGATGGAGTGGCAGATCCACCGGTCCGCGGAGCGCATGCGGATCGTGCTGATGGTCAGCAAGTTCGGCCACTGCCTCAACGACCTGCTGTTCCGCTCCCGCACCGGGGCGCTGCCGGTCGAGATCGCGGCCGTCGTCTCCAACCACACGGACTTCGCCGAGCTCGTCGCCTCGTACGGCATCCCCTTCCGGCACCTCCCGGTGACGAAGGACACCAAGGCGGAGGCCGAGGCGAGGCTGCTGGAGCTGGTCCGCGAGGAGGACGTCGAGCTGGTCGTCCTGGCCCGCTACATGCAGGTCCTCTCCGACGACCTCTGCAAGCAGCTGAGCGGCCGGATCATCAACATCCACCACTCGTTCCTGCCGAGCTTCAAGGGCGCCAAGCCCTACCACCAGGCGCACGCGCGCGGGGTGAAGCTGATCGGCGCGACCGCGCACTACGTCACCGCCGACCTCGACGAGGGCCCGATCATCGAGCAGGAGGTCGAGCGCGTCGGCCACGGCGTGACGCCCGACCAGCTGGTCGCCATCGGCCGGGACGTGGAGTGCCAGGCGCTGGCGCGCGCGGTGAAGTGGCACGCGGAGCGGCGCATCCTGCTCAACGGCCGCCGCACGGTGATCTTCGCCTAG
- a CDS encoding maleylpyruvate isomerase N-terminal domain-containing protein, whose amino-acid sequence MSGDGRESEGDEEEVRGARRIPGPRGAADDLDLESVLRPPLPPPGPAAPDETVPEQPAPPEPERPAPEEATPGRAAPEPLMTSAPDLPHQVLKALLGAWALSACSAGETAAVEDHLTVCAPCADEALRLRDAVGLLHTDGSLDLDPTLRSRVMDGCLSRRPARIPVPEWAAPYDAETARIDALLRDIGDSEWHAPVRLQWFEEEREISRRTTVAGVIGHLMAVDGLLSAALGLDDPLGGGGAPLDPTERTEAYWSATRPPPTRAVREPWRAQSHELIRTASFAGRNVAEASVSYGTFALPLQDALLERAFECWVHGGDIADAVDYPYQAPSAAHLHRMIDLAARMLPAAVAGRRRAGLAGPAKDLVAAGAPGRSVHLEIEGNGGGDWYIALDSPAAVGSPERVVAQVALDGVEFCRLVAGRISPVEAAAGQEGDREAIRDVLFATASLSRL is encoded by the coding sequence GTGAGCGGCGACGGACGCGAGAGCGAGGGAGACGAGGAGGAGGTGCGCGGCGCCCGCCGGATACCGGGCCCGCGCGGGGCGGCGGACGATCTCGACCTGGAGTCCGTGCTGCGGCCTCCGCTGCCGCCGCCCGGACCGGCCGCACCCGATGAGACCGTGCCGGAGCAGCCCGCACCGCCCGAACCGGAGCGGCCCGCCCCGGAAGAGGCCACGCCGGGTCGGGCCGCCCCGGAGCCGCTCATGACCTCCGCCCCGGACCTCCCGCACCAGGTCCTCAAGGCCCTCCTCGGCGCGTGGGCGCTGTCCGCCTGTTCGGCCGGGGAGACCGCCGCCGTGGAGGACCACCTGACCGTGTGCGCCCCGTGCGCGGACGAGGCGCTGCGGCTGCGGGACGCGGTGGGGCTGCTGCACACCGACGGCTCCCTGGATCTCGACCCGACCCTGCGGTCCCGGGTGATGGACGGCTGTCTGAGCCGCCGCCCGGCCCGGATCCCGGTGCCGGAGTGGGCCGCCCCGTACGACGCCGAGACCGCCCGGATCGACGCGCTGCTCCGCGACATCGGGGACTCCGAGTGGCACGCGCCGGTGCGCCTCCAGTGGTTCGAGGAGGAGCGCGAGATCAGCCGCAGGACCACGGTCGCCGGCGTGATCGGCCATCTGATGGCGGTCGACGGGCTGCTGTCCGCCGCGCTCGGCCTCGACGACCCGCTCGGCGGCGGCGGGGCGCCGCTGGACCCCACCGAGCGCACCGAGGCGTACTGGTCCGCGACCCGGCCGCCACCCACGCGGGCCGTCCGCGAGCCCTGGCGGGCCCAGAGCCACGAGCTGATCCGCACGGCGTCCTTCGCCGGACGGAACGTCGCCGAGGCCTCCGTCTCCTACGGCACCTTCGCGCTGCCGCTCCAGGACGCACTGCTGGAGCGCGCCTTCGAGTGCTGGGTGCACGGCGGGGACATCGCCGACGCCGTCGACTACCCGTACCAGGCCCCGTCGGCGGCCCATCTGCACCGCATGATCGACCTGGCGGCCCGGATGCTTCCGGCCGCCGTGGCGGGACGCCGCCGCGCCGGGCTGGCCGGACCGGCGAAGGACCTCGTCGCGGCCGGTGCGCCGGGCCGCTCGGTCCATCTGGAGATCGAGGGCAACGGCGGGGGCGACTGGTACATAGCGCTGGACTCGCCCGCCGCCGTCGGGTCGCCGGAGCGCGTGGTGGCGCAGGTGGCCCTGGACGGGGTCGAGTTCTGCCGGCTCGTCGCGGGCCGCATCTCGCCGGTGGAAGCGGCGGCGGGCCAGGAGGGCGACCGCGAGGCCATCCGCGACGTACTGTTCGCGACGGCCTCGCTCAGCAGGCTGTAG
- a CDS encoding RNA polymerase sigma factor produces MAKETAPRWDRRMQQRLARGEAAALGELYDRFAALVHSQAYRMLDDEDAADLVTREVFAQAWENPEAYDPKQGSMRSWIAKLTHSRSVQRLRRAAAFSYAAEHGEDAAPDPEEVERRVRCATAAARADYIVSSMPAPLRQALKLAYIHRRDYRQTAADLGVTEDEARRRLRLGLQLLSTANARPLDGASPPGYGRVR; encoded by the coding sequence ATGGCGAAGGAGACAGCACCCCGCTGGGACCGCAGGATGCAGCAGAGGCTGGCCCGCGGCGAGGCGGCGGCGCTCGGCGAGCTCTACGACCGGTTCGCGGCACTCGTCCACAGCCAGGCGTACCGGATGCTCGACGACGAGGACGCCGCCGACCTGGTGACCCGCGAGGTCTTCGCCCAGGCCTGGGAGAACCCCGAGGCGTACGACCCGAAGCAGGGTTCGATGCGTTCCTGGATCGCCAAGCTCACCCACAGCCGGTCCGTCCAGCGGCTGCGCCGCGCGGCGGCCTTCTCGTACGCGGCGGAGCACGGCGAGGACGCGGCGCCCGACCCGGAGGAGGTGGAGCGGCGGGTGCGCTGCGCCACGGCCGCCGCCCGCGCCGACTACATCGTCTCCTCGATGCCCGCACCGCTGCGGCAGGCCCTGAAGCTGGCGTACATCCACCGCCGGGACTACCGGCAGACCGCCGCCGACCTCGGGGTCACCGAGGACGAGGCGCGCCGCCGGCTCCGGCTGGGGCTCCAACTGCTCTCGACGGCGAACGCCCGCCCGCTCGACGGGGCCTCGCCACCCGGTTACGGACGGGTCCGGTGA
- a CDS encoding STAS domain-containing protein, with protein MTLKVDEAEQGSWTVLRMSGELDLVTSPVVRQSVHEAVAEGQHDVVLDLSEVFFCDSSGVGVLIASRRLMKSCGGRLRLILPARGAEDGSHVNKVLGALGVRRLFDVYADARSATDEECRPLSA; from the coding sequence GTGACGCTGAAGGTGGACGAGGCGGAGCAGGGCTCCTGGACCGTGCTGCGCATGAGCGGCGAACTCGATCTGGTGACCTCACCCGTCGTGCGCCAGTCCGTCCACGAGGCGGTGGCCGAGGGGCAGCACGACGTGGTGCTCGACCTGTCCGAGGTGTTCTTCTGCGACTCCAGCGGCGTCGGTGTGCTGATCGCCTCGCGCCGGCTGATGAAGTCCTGCGGAGGCCGCCTGCGGCTGATTCTCCCGGCCCGGGGCGCGGAGGACGGTTCGCACGTCAACAAGGTGCTCGGGGCGCTCGGGGTGCGCCGGCTGTTCGACGTCTACGCCGACGCGCGGTCCGCCACCGACGAGGAGTGCAGGCCGCTGAGCGCCTGA
- a CDS encoding EF-hand domain-containing protein has product MDSAEYERKIAHRFAAFDQDGNGYIDRADFNAAAARLLTEFGTTARCDKGQALYTGAEAFWQGMAGIADVDGDQRVTREEFVGGAVKRLRDNPGRFAEIARPFLRATIAVADSGNDGRAAVGDVERALRVLGASEEIASIAAQSLDTDRDGLVAESDVVAAFAVYFTVIEPDA; this is encoded by the coding sequence ATGGACAGCGCAGAGTACGAGCGAAAGATCGCGCACCGATTCGCCGCCTTCGACCAGGACGGCAACGGCTATATCGATCGTGCCGATTTCAACGCCGCAGCGGCCCGTCTGCTCACCGAGTTCGGTACGACGGCCCGCTGCGACAAGGGCCAGGCGCTCTACACCGGTGCCGAGGCCTTCTGGCAGGGCATGGCGGGGATCGCCGATGTGGACGGGGACCAGCGGGTCACCCGTGAGGAGTTCGTGGGCGGGGCGGTGAAGCGGCTCCGGGACAATCCAGGACGGTTCGCCGAGATCGCCCGGCCGTTCCTGCGGGCGACCATCGCGGTCGCGGACAGCGGGAACGACGGCAGGGCGGCGGTCGGGGACGTGGAGCGGGCGCTCCGGGTCCTCGGGGCCAGTGAAGAGATCGCGAGCATCGCCGCCCAGAGCCTGGACACGGACCGGGACGGACTGGTGGCGGAGAGCGATGTGGTGGCGGCGTTCGCCGTGTACTTCACGGTGATCGAGCCCGACGCGTAG
- a CDS encoding class I adenylate-forming enzyme family protein: MTAVNDVTASAHALGASRTFWELIERRAARTPDRPVLLQEDRSLTFGELRDRAERVAAGLYGMGVRAGSVVAWQLPTRLETAVLSFALTRLGAVQTPVIPFYRDREVRFALRESGAAFFAVPGVWRGFDHTAMAERIAGELPDPPQVFEAYDALPDGDPAVLPPPPEPASGEEVRWIYWTSGTTSDPKGVLHTDRSLIAGGSCLAHALKLSARDVGSMAFPYAHVAGPDYTVMLLLYGFPAVMFEQFALPDALAEYRRHGVTVAGGSTAFYAMFLAEQRKDPGRPVVPTLRLLAGGGAPKPPELYHAVVGEMKVRLTHGYGMTEVPMITMGAPDDTAENLALTEGRPPEGMEIRIADEHGEPLPYGAEGEVRLRGEAVCRGYLDAGASAAAFDAEGFLITGDLGRLQESGHLTLTGRLKDIIIRKGENISAKEIEDLLHTHPAVADAAVIGLPDPERGERVCAVVEQPPGAPPLTLAGLSAHLREAGLSVHKVPEQLEVLDALPRNETLRKVLKYRLRERFGG, encoded by the coding sequence GTGACCGCCGTGAACGACGTGACCGCATCCGCCCACGCCCTGGGCGCCTCCCGCACCTTCTGGGAGCTGATCGAGCGCCGCGCCGCCCGCACCCCCGACCGCCCGGTCCTGCTCCAGGAGGACCGGAGCCTGACCTTCGGCGAGCTGCGGGACCGCGCCGAGCGGGTCGCCGCGGGACTGTACGGGATGGGCGTGCGGGCGGGCAGCGTGGTGGCCTGGCAGCTGCCGACCCGGCTGGAGACGGCCGTGCTCTCCTTCGCCCTGACCCGGCTCGGGGCCGTACAGACGCCGGTCATCCCGTTCTACCGGGACCGCGAGGTGCGGTTCGCGCTGCGGGAGTCGGGGGCCGCGTTCTTCGCCGTGCCGGGCGTGTGGCGCGGCTTCGACCACACGGCGATGGCCGAGCGGATCGCCGGGGAACTCCCCGACCCGCCCCAGGTCTTCGAGGCGTACGACGCCCTCCCCGACGGCGACCCGGCGGTCCTGCCGCCCCCGCCGGAACCGGCCTCGGGCGAGGAGGTCCGCTGGATCTACTGGACCTCCGGCACCACCTCCGACCCCAAGGGCGTCCTGCACACCGACCGTTCCCTGATCGCGGGCGGCTCCTGTCTCGCCCACGCGCTGAAGCTCTCCGCACGGGACGTGGGCTCGATGGCGTTCCCGTACGCCCATGTCGCCGGGCCCGACTACACGGTGATGCTGCTGCTGTACGGGTTCCCCGCGGTGATGTTCGAGCAGTTCGCGCTGCCGGACGCGCTGGCGGAGTACCGGCGGCACGGGGTGACCGTGGCGGGCGGGTCGACGGCGTTCTACGCGATGTTCCTGGCCGAGCAGCGCAAGGACCCCGGCCGGCCCGTCGTCCCCACGCTCCGCCTCCTCGCGGGCGGCGGGGCGCCGAAGCCCCCGGAGCTCTACCACGCGGTGGTGGGGGAGATGAAGGTCCGGCTCACCCACGGCTACGGCATGACCGAGGTCCCGATGATCACCATGGGCGCCCCGGACGACACGGCGGAGAACCTGGCCCTGACCGAGGGGCGGCCGCCCGAGGGCATGGAGATCCGGATCGCCGACGAACACGGCGAGCCGCTCCCGTACGGCGCCGAGGGCGAGGTGCGGCTGCGCGGGGAGGCGGTCTGCCGGGGCTATCTGGACGCCGGGGCCTCCGCCGCGGCCTTCGACGCCGAGGGGTTCCTGATCACCGGGGACCTGGGGCGGCTCCAGGAGAGCGGGCACCTCACGCTCACCGGCCGGCTGAAGGACATCATCATCCGCAAGGGCGAGAACATCTCCGCCAAGGAGATCGAGGACCTGCTCCACACGCACCCCGCCGTCGCCGACGCGGCGGTCATCGGACTGCCCGACCCGGAGCGCGGCGAACGTGTCTGCGCGGTGGTGGAACAGCCGCCCGGCGCCCCGCCCCTGACCCTGGCCGGGCTCTCCGCCCACCTGCGGGAGGCGGGCCTGTCGGTCCACAAGGTGCCCGAGCAGTTGGAGGTGCTCGACGCGCTGCCCCGCAACGAGACGCTGCGCAAGGTGCTCAAGTACCGGCTGCGGGAACGGTTCGGCGGGTGA
- a CDS encoding amidohydrolase family protein, with protein sequence MTELPRIVSVDDHVIEPAHLFSTWLPAKYRERGPQPLTAGIGELAYTGGKYVITMDPDGPPTDWWIYEDLKFPYKRNIAAVGFDRDDMTLEGITRAEMRPGCWDPAERLKDMDLNHVEASLCFPTFPRFCGQTFAEAHDKEVALACVRAYNDWMVEEWCGDSGGRLIPLCIIPLWDVGLAVAEIRRNAARGVRAVTFSEIPTYLGLPSIHSGYWDPFFAVCQETGTVVNMHIGSSSQMPAASPDAPPAVQASLSFNNAMASMMDFLFSGVLVKFPTLKLAYSEGQMGWIPYALERADDVWEEHRAWGGVRDLIPEPPSTYYYRQMFCCFFRDKHGISALDVVGRDNATFETDYPHVDSTFPHTKEVALDHVKGLDEETVYKLMRGNAIRMLGLDLDK encoded by the coding sequence ATGACGGAACTGCCTCGGATCGTCAGCGTCGACGACCATGTGATCGAGCCCGCGCACCTCTTCTCCACCTGGCTGCCCGCGAAGTACCGCGAGCGCGGGCCGCAGCCGCTCACCGCGGGCATCGGGGAACTGGCGTACACGGGAGGGAAGTACGTCATCACGATGGACCCGGACGGGCCGCCGACGGACTGGTGGATCTACGAGGACCTGAAGTTCCCGTACAAGCGGAACATCGCCGCCGTCGGCTTCGACCGCGACGACATGACCCTGGAGGGCATCACCCGGGCCGAGATGCGGCCCGGCTGCTGGGACCCGGCCGAACGCCTCAAGGACATGGACCTCAACCACGTCGAGGCCTCCCTCTGCTTCCCGACCTTCCCGCGCTTCTGCGGACAGACCTTCGCCGAGGCGCACGACAAGGAGGTCGCCCTCGCCTGCGTGCGCGCCTACAACGACTGGATGGTCGAGGAGTGGTGCGGCGACAGCGGCGGCCGGCTGATCCCGCTCTGCATCATCCCGCTCTGGGACGTCGGCCTCGCCGTCGCGGAGATCCGGCGGAACGCGGCCCGCGGCGTCCGCGCGGTCACCTTCTCCGAGATCCCCACCTACCTGGGGCTCCCCTCCATCCACTCCGGGTACTGGGACCCGTTCTTCGCCGTCTGCCAGGAGACCGGCACGGTCGTCAACATGCACATCGGCTCCAGCTCCCAGATGCCCGCCGCCTCCCCGGACGCGCCGCCCGCCGTGCAGGCCTCGCTCTCCTTCAACAACGCGATGGCCTCGATGATGGACTTCCTCTTCAGCGGGGTCCTGGTGAAGTTCCCGACGCTGAAACTGGCGTACAGCGAGGGGCAGATGGGGTGGATCCCGTACGCCCTGGAGCGCGCCGACGACGTCTGGGAGGAGCACCGGGCCTGGGGCGGGGTGCGCGATCTGATCCCCGAGCCGCCGTCCACGTACTACTACCGGCAGATGTTCTGCTGCTTCTTCCGCGACAAGCACGGCATCTCCGCCCTCGACGTCGTCGGCCGCGACAACGCCACCTTCGAGACCGACTACCCGCACGTGGACTCGACCTTCCCGCACACCAAGGAGGTCGCCCTCGACCACGTCAAGGGACTGGACGAGGAGACCGTCTACAAACTGATGCGCGGAAACGCGATCCGGATGCTCGGCCTGGACCTGGACAAGTAG
- a CDS encoding acyl-CoA dehydrogenase family protein produces MDLAYTEAEEEFRRRLREWLAGALPGLPPKPSPDDWPARRAYDTTWQRMLYDAGYAGLHWPVDAGGRGATPTQHLIYLEETERAGAPYVGANFVGLLHAGPTIAAEGTAGQRARWLPPVLRGDEVWCQGFSEPDAGSDLAALRTRAVRDGDAYVVSGAKIWTSHAEVADWCELLVRTDPDAPKHRGISWLAMPMDAPGVTVRPLRTLAGSTEFAEMFLDEVRVPVSCRVGAENDGWRVTMVTLSFERGTAFVGEVVACRRTLDALADEARRNGRWDDPVLRRRLGRLNAEFRALWRLTQWNVAESERTGGVPGTGGSVFKLRYSGARQELYEAAAEVLGADAFDVDREWVLDRLSSLSYTIAAGTSQIQRNIVAERILGLPKGR; encoded by the coding sequence GTGGATCTCGCGTACACGGAGGCGGAGGAGGAGTTCCGGCGGCGGCTGCGGGAGTGGCTGGCCGGCGCCCTCCCCGGCCTGCCCCCGAAGCCCTCGCCCGACGACTGGCCCGCGCGCCGGGCGTACGACACCACCTGGCAGCGGATGCTGTACGACGCCGGGTACGCGGGCCTGCACTGGCCGGTGGACGCGGGCGGGCGGGGCGCCACCCCGACCCAGCACCTGATCTACCTGGAGGAGACGGAGCGGGCCGGCGCGCCCTACGTCGGGGCGAACTTCGTCGGGCTGCTGCACGCCGGGCCGACGATCGCCGCCGAGGGCACGGCCGGGCAGCGGGCCCGCTGGCTGCCCCCGGTGCTGCGCGGCGACGAGGTCTGGTGCCAGGGCTTCAGCGAGCCGGACGCGGGCTCCGACCTGGCCGCCCTGCGCACCCGGGCCGTGCGCGACGGCGACGCCTACGTGGTCAGCGGAGCCAAGATCTGGACCTCGCACGCCGAGGTCGCCGACTGGTGCGAGCTGCTGGTGCGCACCGATCCGGACGCGCCGAAGCACCGGGGGATCAGCTGGCTCGCGATGCCGATGGACGCCCCCGGCGTCACGGTCCGGCCGCTGCGGACCCTGGCCGGGTCCACGGAGTTCGCCGAGATGTTCCTCGACGAGGTCAGGGTGCCGGTCTCCTGTCGTGTGGGCGCGGAGAACGACGGCTGGCGGGTCACCATGGTCACCCTCTCCTTCGAGCGCGGCACGGCCTTCGTCGGCGAGGTCGTCGCCTGCCGCCGCACCCTGGACGCCCTCGCCGACGAGGCCCGGCGCAACGGGCGCTGGGACGACCCGGTGCTGCGCCGGCGGCTCGGCAGGCTCAACGCCGAGTTCCGGGCCCTGTGGCGGCTCACCCAGTGGAACGTCGCGGAGTCGGAGCGTACGGGCGGGGTCCCCGGCACCGGCGGCTCCGTCTTCAAGCTGCGCTACTCCGGGGCCCGCCAGGAGCTGTACGAGGCGGCGGCGGAGGTGCTGGGGGCCGACGCGTTCGACGTCGACCGGGAGTGGGTCCTGGACCGGCTCTCGTCCCTCTCGTACACGATCGCCGCGGGCACCTCCCAGATCCAGCGGAACATCGTCGCCGAGCGCATCCTCGGCCTGCCGAAGGGGCGCTGA
- a CDS encoding acyl-CoA dehydrogenase family protein codes for MDFQLSDDQRALRSGMRDLLDAVFDRDRMRAAVERGGTLDRSLWRELGAAGFFALRLPEEAGGVGLGLPEAVLLFEEAGRALLPGPLVATHLAAGLVEGAAEGEAVVTAVDGDLPVAHLAEADAVLVGAEVLAGEPLRAFAAAAEPVRSVDPLTPLHRVVAGRTAATEAYSGAFPYEGALLTAAEQLGSAARTTETAVQHAGDRQQFGSPIGSFQAVKHLCADMLARTEPARAAVYAAAVTGDPVEIAAAKLLADEAAVRNARDCLQIHGGMGFTWEADVHLHLKRAWLRAAARLTAAGAEELLAAGLGAARPRSGSSAGPGGGGPEAGAGG; via the coding sequence GTGGACTTCCAGCTCTCGGACGACCAGCGGGCCCTGCGGTCCGGTATGCGCGACCTGCTCGACGCGGTGTTCGACCGGGACCGGATGCGGGCGGCGGTCGAGCGCGGCGGGACCCTGGACCGCTCGCTCTGGCGGGAGCTGGGCGCGGCCGGCTTCTTCGCGCTCCGGCTGCCGGAGGAGGCGGGCGGCGTGGGCCTCGGGCTGCCCGAGGCGGTGCTGCTCTTCGAGGAGGCGGGCCGGGCGCTGCTCCCGGGCCCGCTCGTCGCCACGCACCTCGCGGCGGGCCTGGTGGAGGGCGCCGCCGAGGGCGAGGCGGTGGTGACCGCCGTGGACGGGGACCTGCCGGTGGCGCATCTGGCGGAGGCGGACGCGGTGCTGGTGGGCGCGGAAGTCCTCGCCGGGGAGCCGCTGCGCGCCTTCGCCGCCGCCGCCGAGCCCGTCCGGTCGGTGGACCCGCTCACTCCGCTGCACCGGGTGGTGGCGGGGCGTACGGCGGCCACGGAGGCGTACTCCGGCGCATTCCCCTACGAGGGGGCGCTTCTCACTGCTGCCGAACAACTCGGCAGCGCTGCGCGCACCACCGAGACCGCCGTTCAACACGCCGGGGACCGACAGCAGTTCGGATCGCCCATCGGATCGTTCCAGGCGGTCAAACATCTCTGCGCCGACATGCTCGCCCGCACCGAGCCGGCCCGCGCCGCCGTGTACGCGGCCGCCGTGACCGGCGACCCGGTGGAGATCGCGGCGGCGAAACTGCTCGCCGACGAGGCGGCCGTACGCAACGCGCGCGACTGCCTCCAGATCCACGGCGGGATGGGCTTCACCTGGGAGGCAGATGTTCACCTCCACCTGAAACGGGCCTGGCTCCGGGCGGCGGCCCGCCTCACCGCGGCCGGTGCGGAGGAGCTCCTGGCCGCCGGTCTGGGGGCCGCGCGGCCGCGTTCCGGCAGCTCGGCGGGGCCCGGCGGAGGAGGCCCGGAAGCCGGGGCCGGAGGGTGA
- a CDS encoding ATP-binding protein — MQVLQVQLEVGPDPAEVGRARRWARSRLVGSGIGDDEPLAETLILLISELVTNAVVHTGCPAVLRMLFGGTGAPGAAGTVRVEVADASDRPPLQRHAEGDETGGRGLELVDGLADRWGWLPEGAGKQIWCEVDRGGPVRLSEPHPVVGQGGEVCEPPSCVFTNLA; from the coding sequence GTGCAGGTGCTTCAGGTTCAGCTGGAGGTCGGTCCGGATCCCGCGGAGGTGGGGCGGGCCCGTAGATGGGCGCGGTCGCGCCTGGTCGGTTCCGGGATAGGGGATGACGAGCCGCTCGCCGAGACGCTCATCCTGCTGATCTCGGAGCTGGTCACCAACGCCGTCGTCCACACGGGCTGTCCCGCGGTGCTGCGGATGCTCTTCGGCGGGACCGGGGCGCCCGGCGCGGCCGGGACCGTCCGGGTCGAGGTCGCGGACGCCAGCGACCGCCCGCCGCTCCAGCGGCACGCGGAGGGCGACGAGACGGGCGGCCGGGGGCTGGAGCTGGTGGACGGCCTCGCGGACCGCTGGGGCTGGCTGCCGGAGGGCGCCGGGAAGCAGATCTGGTGCGAGGTCGACCGGGGCGGCCCGGTGCGGCTGTCGGAGCCGCACCCGGTCGTCGGACAGGGAGGCGAGGTGTGCGAACCGCCCTCCTGCGTCTTCACCAACCTGGCCTGA